TGACcgatgagcttgtatgttttggatcataagcAGATCCTTTCATTCTCCACAATTTGGTCTTTCCATCACTCTGGTAGAGGCTAACCTTGGTTccaaaacttttgtggctcatctctgtatttcttttgcaaattccaatctggcctcctgattcttactgctgatggaTGGTTTACATCTTGTGGTCATGGCCTCTGTATTTCTGCTCTTGAAGTCTTCGTCAAACAGTGTACTGTGATACCTTCACCCCAGCCttgtggaggttgttggtgacGTTACTGAATGTTGTTTTTGGGTTTATCGTCACTGCTCTCACAAGGTTTCTGTCAACAGCTGCTGTTGTTTTCATTCGCTGACTTGTTCAGTGTCTCATTGTTCATACACCTGGGGTGTTTTTGTTTCTCAGGACATTCCAAATTATTCTGGCTGTGCCCAATGCCTGTGCAATGACTCTGCTTTTCCCAGCTTCAAAtccaagagtagacattcagaggTATTATCTGTTTAAATAATTGATCTAAGAGAGGACACCTGCCAGTCACAGAGTCCAGTATTTTGGATTAATTGAAAAATAGGTAGCTTCTAAGTTGTTTATCACATCTACAtgcaaatatcaggaaatgaaagctgaaattctggtcTGTCCTgttatattcatcttttgttctcaaattacattttgatttaaaaaaattttcaaaatGATTATTTTCTGTAAGCAAACCTTTGTTTGTTTCCTTGTGGTCTATATATGAGGTCTATATAGATCCAAAACTGAAAAGCTTTCAGCACAGAACAACTAACTTTGCTCTGGTCCAGGATTAATATTTCAGGCTCAGGAGTTCTATTATTTCTGGTACAATGCTGCAAACCTTCCACTTCTTGGTAATTTAAAACAAATTGATATTGATTTCAATTTTCTTGTGTGTCagaaaatgcacacacacacacggattaaCAATATCAGCAATCATAAAGTTTCTGAGATATCTGCTGTCCAACCATTATTTGATCATCTGTAATtgctttgaggaaaaaaaaaaattataaagctGTTCCGGCATGCCTGAAAGACTTCCTGAGTCATGTATTTCTTTTGGCAGACGCACCttcgtgtattattatgattattattatcattcATGTGTTAAAATTCAAATACAGTACATGCATAAACATTTTACCATAGgctataagataagataagatacagggggctgcaaaagtaggtatacaataaggattattccagtattataatagtggtgctaggttttaTTGAATACtaacgttttgtttttcattaccgtgtatacctacttttgcagccccctgtatattgTGATGTAGACGTCTAAGCATTTCTTTCTAATCACATCAAATGTCAAAGCAATGAAGTGGGCAACTATTCTGGCGCAGTGAACCAAGCAAGCAAAGCAATGCAAACTTCCCAGGAAAATCAATCACATGAAATCAACACAGTTTTATCTTCTCCATATGCATATGTTATAGACTGCTGTCAGATTTATGGACTGACACTGAGCATCTCCTCATGGCACTATTGCACAAGCTTCCTGGCTGTGCGTAAAGGACGTGCCAAAGCCAGACAGACCAAGTGGAGCGGAGAGAATTACAGACGGCCGTTGTGTGTAAATAAAGCAAACGTTATTTATGTCCAGAGAGGCATCTTGTgcgtgcattattattattattattattattattattattattattattattatgcgagTTTGTTCTTCGCACTCCTTTTAACGCAGGACCCGTGCAGGATTGGGACTGACGGTTTCGATGAAATTAAGACATAGTTAAGAGAAACTTCCAAAAGGTATAATGTCAAGGGTAACGGGAACCGCTTGGAGCGAGACGCGCTGGTGACGTCAGGAGGTGCGCTGCGCCAGCGGGGACGCGCATTTCTCAGCCCCAGTGTCTGGAGCGCACCTGCTGCCAAAATCTCCTCCGCGCACCGTCCTGGCGTTTTCACAGACAGACGCGATGAATTTCAGCAGGTCTCGGTCTTTCACAGGCGCCCCCCGGAACAGCAATTCGGGCTTCACCGACGAGCTggtcatcacctctacttttggcACCCTGCTCTCGCTTGTTTACGTGGTTGGCGTTTCGGGAAACGTGTACACTCTGGTCGTGATGTGCCACTCCATTCGCTTCGCTACCTCCATGTACATCTCGATCATTAACTTGGCCCTGGCGGACTTGCTGTACCTCTCCACGATCCCGTTCGTGGTGTGCACGTACTTCCTCAAGGACTGGTACTTCGGGGACGTGGGCTGTCGCATCCTGCTCAGTCTGGACCTCCTCACCATGCACGCAAGCATCTTCACCTTAACCGTCATGTGCATGGAGCGCTACTTGGCCGTGACGAAGCCGCTGGACAACGTGAAACGCTCCAAAAGCTATCGGAAAGCCATGGCTTGGGGGGTATGGATCCTGTCTCTGCTCCTAACCATGCCCATGGTCATCATGGTGAACCAGACGAGCAGAAAGGCCGCAGACGGAAGCGTAAAACGCATGTGCGCTCCGATTTGGGCACCTCTGGCGTATAAGATTTACTTAACTGTTCTGTTTGGCACCAGTATCATGGCACCTGGCCTTATTATTGGCTACCTGTACACCAAATTAGCCAGGACATACCTGGAATCCCAGAGAAGCTCAGCTCTAAATAAGGGCACCAAGCGGTCACCTAAGCAAAAAGTGCTGATCATGATCTTTACGATCGTGCTCGTGTTCTGGGCCTGTTTCCTGCCCTTTTGGATCTGGCAGCTTCTGCCCCTCTATCACAAACCCCTGGCATTGGCTCCTCATATACGCACGTGTATTAACTACCTGGTGGCGTGTCTGACCTACAGCAACAGCTGCATCAACCCGTTTTTGTACACACTGCTCACCAAGAACTACCGGGAGTACCTGAAAAACCGCCACAAGAGCTTCTACCGCTACACGTCATCGTTCAAGAAGCGGCCGCCGAGCTTGTACTCGTGGGGAAAGTCTGCATCATCGAGCAATCAGTTCGAGTTCAACTCCGACACACTGGTCATGTCACAGCTGAAGGTGCAGTGAAGGGGTGAGGATGAAGAAAGATGACCAGGAGACGTGAGGAAAAACCTGGCCATGAGCAGGTAAATAGTTTCATGTGATCATATAATCTAAAACACATCCCCTTCTCTCCCCCCCATTCAGTACCATGCAGAAGGAGCTGAATCTTCAAACAGATCCTGAGCAAAGTATGAAAATTACAATGTATAAATTATACACTGAATGTATAAATTAttggtcatttattattattattattattatgcgtcacagtggtgtagtggttagcaccgtcacctcacagcaagaaggttctgggttcgagcccagcagccagcgagggtctttctgtgtggcgtttgcatgttctccccgtgggttccctccgggtgctccggtttcccccacagtccaaagacatgcaggttaggttaactggtggctctaaattgaccgtaggtgtgaatgtaagtgtgaatggttgtctgtgtctatgtgtcagccctgtgatgacctggcgacttgtccagggtgtaccccgcctttcgaccatagtcagctgggataggctccagcttgcctgcgaccctgtagaaggataaagcggctagagataatgagatgagatcagttcatggcggcacagtggtgtagtggttagcgctgtcgcctcacagcaagaaggtctgggttcgagccccgtggccggcgagggccattctgtgcggagtttgcatgttctccccgtgtccacgtgggtttcctccgggtgctccggtttcccccacagtccaaagacatgcaggttaggttaactggtggctctaaattgaccgtaggtgtgaatgtgagtgtgaatggttgtctgtgtctatgtgtcagccctgtgataacctggcgacttgtccagggtgtaccccgcctttcgcccatagtcagctgggataggctccagcttgcccgcgaccctgtaggacagtataaagtggctagagataatggatggatgtataaatTATTGGTCATTTATATTACcaatcatttattattattattattataatattaggcggcacggtagtgtagtggttaatgggttcgagcccagcgcgggcctttctgtgtggagtttgtatgttctcccggtgggttttctccaggtgctccagtttcccccacagtccaaagacatgcaggttaggttaactggtggctctaaattgaccgtaggtgtgaatgtgaatggttgtttgtctctatgtgtcagccctgtgatgacctggcgacttgtccagggtgtaccccgcctttcgcccgtagtcagctgggataggctccagcttgcctgcgaccctgtaggacaggataagcagctacagataattgtTGGATGGATTATTATAGCATACTCTATTTCCTTCTCATTCATTTTCCTATGAATGCAATTATGCATCTATTCTACAAGTACAAAAACAATAGCTCTAATACTCTTAAATACAAAAAAGTTCTTCACAGATTGCTCACACTTTTTCACGTGCATACACCAGAGGAGCTCTTAAATCTCTGGAGCTTTCTGAAGCACCAGTTCATTGATTCAAGCTTTTCCTTTTTGTTCCGAAAGGTTACCATGCATGGAGATCATGGGGTCTTTTCTGACTGTGATCAGTGCGTCATTAAAAACACGATTTCACACACTATTTCTTGGAAATGGACaaggaaatattttttttttattcctaggGTGACAGATGAGCTCTCATTAGTAGAAACACAGAGTGACACAAATGTCACCCTTTTCCCAGAACTGGTAGAAACCGTGAACATGGAATGATTAAGGCATTCGTGTCCATACCAATTTCCTCATTCTAGGCAAACCTGAATTAATTAGATAATACAAGGCAAACTTGCCATCCTTTAACAAAGCATTAATGAGAATTTCTCAGGCGAAGTGTATGTCACTGATAACAGCTGTAACTGCCACATTTACTACAATTTTTTTTGAGCACGCATTAAAGCACTACGACACATTCATTCATGTACTCCATGCAACTCCGACATGAACGGATCGACATCATCTGATCTCAGCTCTCTTTTTTTACATTTGCATACATCTGAAAAACAGTACATATGAGCTGGTGCGCTAATTTGATGTAGCTGTAGTTTGTGTAAATGTTCACACCTCTCCAATATACAAACTTCTGCCCAACATGTGTAAAATAGAAGACATGGTCTCAACTACCAACAAATATTGATCAGTTCATAACACAATCAGCATGCTGGAAATCTGATCCGAATAATATTAAAAACATTTTGAAAGCTGAAATTCAGTTAGAGAGTAATAAAAATGGCATCAGGAAAAAACAATGAAACACAGCTGGACATAATCTAATAATTCTTGAGCACTTCAGTCTTGAAGTACAAGTGTCTGCTCTTGTtctattgtattttttttctctctgctgATGATTGGGGGGGAGATTACATCAGTCTCCAGGTCTCTTCAGATGGCAAAACAACAAAAGCCTGAAGTTTTCATGCAGCCATCAAATTTATAAAATGGGCGAAAACCTAGTCCAGGGTTAAGTAATGTTTTGGATTTAAAGCAGTCTTTGGTGCTTGGCCTGCGACTAGAAGGCAGTTTAAGCATCATTTGTTAAAGCAAGGTTAGACAGAAAGTGGAACATTTGACTAAAGGTGCACATACTGAAACTCTCGTTTTATATAATAGTGCTGTTGGGAAAATATTTATTAACTACAGTCACATTTAATAATATATTACCCGAGCTgtaaaggagtgtgtgtgtgtgagagagagagagagagattcacctTTAGAATAACAGCCTGCTGAATATTCCTGGAATTAaaaccaattttattattatgttCTTTTATAAAATATCTCCTTCATAATTTCAGTGTGAATGTGCCAGTGGAAAGCTTGGGTTTCAAACTACTTCAGTACAGCCATGCAACTACCAGGACAGTCATCAAGTCTGAATACTGTGCAAGAAATTCTGACTGTTTCCAATATACTATTACATAGCTCTCAAAGCATGCAGCTCCCAAAGTCTTTCTGAATAAGAAAAATGATGTAAAGCAGTTCAGTTCTGACATTTTTGATACTGTGCTCTGCTTCTCCACTGTTGATTTatcaataaaacattggattacaTCTGGACAGATGCATGAAACCCAGCTTTTTAAACTTAAACCTATACTCCATCAAACTGCCAAAACTGCTCAGTAGCAGAGGCAGAAGAAACTTACTGATGTTCATGATGAATTACAGTATAGGGATATATTGAGATTAACACACATCTGAGAAAGAGTTCAAACTTTTCCTACTTCACTGGAGACGACACGCTCCTGTGGTGTGATGCTTTACCATCTAACGCATTTGAAAGAAACCCCACACATAATTTATCTGTAACATCAACAATATGCCTTCTTTCATATGGTGCACCCTGTAGATCCACCTTTTCCAgacttttgccttttttttttaaaaaaacctgcCTATGTGCAGACGACTGTAGATCTGCAGACCTTTAAGAATATCTGTATGTGCATTCAACCATAACATTAAGGCAGCAGCTGAAACTTCAGTTCTTGACAGTAGAAATAAATTACCGTGTTTTAACACTTATCCTCAAGTAAAGAATATGGCTTCCCCCCATCATCATTTACACTGACACGAAGAACATTTAGACAAGATTCACGCAACACATTTTACTCATCAAATGATTAATTAAGCAACCATGACATACATATTAATTTCACGCCATGTACTGAATTAACAGACAATTAATTAAGTAATATTACAGACTCTTCTTATTAACCTGTTGCTGATGTAATAGAAGTGGGAAAAGAACAGCCTACAGCTCAGTTTGCATTCAGACTGTGAATCCATTAAATAAAACTAATGATTATAAAAGCCACACATGAATTACCCGCTTGCTATGCTGGAAACAGAACAGTATATTTGTGGTTTTATGATTGTGAGGTTTCGGTTTAAAGTGTATAATAAAGTATAACCTGAACCACACATGACATCTCAATAAAACCACTGATACTTAACACAATCAAATTACAGAACACAGCACAACACAATCATGCATAGTCAATAACCTCATTCATTCCACGGTTACGTTATGACGGTGCTATGTAATAATGACGGACTGCATTTCCATTTtcaaaattcaaataaattaATGCTTAGCATATGTTAAATTAAATACTTGCTATCAGTTTGCTCTCCAAATTTAGCAAGGAAGCGATTATGTCACAGCATTCCAGAAGTAGCAAAACTACTTAAAAAAAATTTGTCATACTAAAATTAACTGAACAATAtatgttattattatacatacgggccactttttccatggaataaaaacatgtgttctattcccttctagcgggtttactgatggcatgcaatatcgttatcatatcgcttatcctccatgtattacgccactctccccaatggaaaaCGAGCgtgaaatattataacaatattgca
Above is a genomic segment from Neoarius graeffei isolate fNeoGra1 chromosome 14, fNeoGra1.pri, whole genome shotgun sequence containing:
- the LOC132898349 gene encoding urotensin-2 receptor; the encoded protein is MNFSRSRSFTGAPRNSNSGFTDELVITSTFGTLLSLVYVVGVSGNVYTLVVMCHSIRFATSMYISIINLALADLLYLSTIPFVVCTYFLKDWYFGDVGCRILLSLDLLTMHASIFTLTVMCMERYLAVTKPLDNVKRSKSYRKAMAWGVWILSLLLTMPMVIMVNQTSRKAADGSVKRMCAPIWAPLAYKIYLTVLFGTSIMAPGLIIGYLYTKLARTYLESQRSSALNKGTKRSPKQKVLIMIFTIVLVFWACFLPFWIWQLLPLYHKPLALAPHIRTCINYLVACLTYSNSCINPFLYTLLTKNYREYLKNRHKSFYRYTSSFKKRPPSLYSWGKSASSSNQFEFNSDTLVMSQLKVQ